The following coding sequences are from one Polyodon spathula isolate WHYD16114869_AA chromosome 7, ASM1765450v1, whole genome shotgun sequence window:
- the LOC121318077 gene encoding G1/S-specific cyclin-D2 isoform X2, whose translation MNYLDRFLAVVPTRKCNLQLLGAVCMFLASKLKETCPLTAEKLCIYTDNSIKPQELLEWELVVLGKLKWNLAAVTPHDFIEHIVKKLPLPSDKLPLIRKHAQTFIALCATDFNFAMYPPSMIATGSVGAAICGLQLDDGERTLWGDNLTDLLAKITNTEVDCLKACQEQIETVLVSNLRQVRQQQQQQRGDNKAVEELDQASTPTDVRDINL comes from the exons ATGAACTACCTGGACAGATTTTTAGCCGTGGTCCCCACCAGAAAATGTAATCTGCAGTTGCTGGGGGCAGTTTGCATGTTCCTGGCATCCAAATTGAAAGAGACATGTCCCTTAACTGCAGAGAAACTCTGCATCTATACTGACAACTCCATCAAACCTCAAGAGCTGCTG GAGTGGGAACTGGTGGTCTTAGGAAAATTGAAGTGGAACCTCGCGGCGGTGACTCCACACGATTTCATTGAACACATTGTGAAAAAGCTGCCCCTACCCAGCGATAAGCTGCCTTTGATCCGCAAGCACGCGCAGACATTTATTGCCCTTTGTGCCACAG ACTTCAACTTCGCCATGTACCCCCCTTCGATGATAGCAACTGGAAGTGTTGGGGCTGCTATCTGCGGGCTTCAGCTGGACGATGGAGAACGGACACTTTGGGGGGACAACCTGACTGATCTGCTGGCCAAGATCACCAACACAGAAGTG GATTGCCTGAAGGCTTGCCAGGAGCAGATTGAGACAGTGCTGGTGAGCAACCTGAGGCAGGTccgtcagcagcagcagcagcagaggggAGACAACAAGGCAGTGGAGGAACTAGACCAGGCCAGCACCCCAACAGACGTCCGAGACATCAACCtgtga
- the LOC121318077 gene encoding G1/S-specific cyclin-D2 isoform X1, with translation MELLCCEVDTVRRAGPDPNLLYDDRVLLNLLTIEERFLPQCSYFKCIQKDIQPFMRRMVATWMLEVCEEQKCEEEVFPLAMNYLDRFLAVVPTRKCNLQLLGAVCMFLASKLKETCPLTAEKLCIYTDNSIKPQELLEWELVVLGKLKWNLAAVTPHDFIEHIVKKLPLPSDKLPLIRKHAQTFIALCATDFNFAMYPPSMIATGSVGAAICGLQLDDGERTLWGDNLTDLLAKITNTEVDCLKACQEQIETVLVSNLRQVRQQQQQQRGDNKAVEELDQASTPTDVRDINL, from the exons atggaGCTGCTTTGTTGCGAAGTAGACACCGTCAGGAGAGCCGGTCCAGACCCAAACCTTCTGTATGATGATCGGGTTTTGCTAAATTTGTTAACCATAGAAGAACGATTTCTACCACAGTGTTCTTATTTCAAATGCATCCAGAAGGACATTCAGCCTTTTATGAGGAGGATGGTTGCGACTTGGATGCTGGAG GTCTGTGAGGAGCAGAAGTGTGAAGAAGAAGTTTTTCCCTTGGCTATGAACTACCTGGACAGATTTTTAGCCGTGGTCCCCACCAGAAAATGTAATCTGCAGTTGCTGGGGGCAGTTTGCATGTTCCTGGCATCCAAATTGAAAGAGACATGTCCCTTAACTGCAGAGAAACTCTGCATCTATACTGACAACTCCATCAAACCTCAAGAGCTGCTG GAGTGGGAACTGGTGGTCTTAGGAAAATTGAAGTGGAACCTCGCGGCGGTGACTCCACACGATTTCATTGAACACATTGTGAAAAAGCTGCCCCTACCCAGCGATAAGCTGCCTTTGATCCGCAAGCACGCGCAGACATTTATTGCCCTTTGTGCCACAG ACTTCAACTTCGCCATGTACCCCCCTTCGATGATAGCAACTGGAAGTGTTGGGGCTGCTATCTGCGGGCTTCAGCTGGACGATGGAGAACGGACACTTTGGGGGGACAACCTGACTGATCTGCTGGCCAAGATCACCAACACAGAAGTG GATTGCCTGAAGGCTTGCCAGGAGCAGATTGAGACAGTGCTGGTGAGCAACCTGAGGCAGGTccgtcagcagcagcagcagcagaggggAGACAACAAGGCAGTGGAGGAACTAGACCAGGCCAGCACCCCAACAGACGTCCGAGACATCAACCtgtga